From the genome of Haloplanus sp. XH21, one region includes:
- a CDS encoding orc1/cdc6 family replication initiation protein, with product MLDDEGETSVFVNRDLVEPDTIIDEERIVGRDDQLEAVVSYLKPTLQGNRPPNMLLYGPAGTGKSLIIGAVTQQIVDLCQSKGERFGVVNINCQPINTLDQAVFELVQTVASDVDAEVGVPETGVSTKRKYRRLYELINEHYDSVIFILDEIDLLVGRRTNEEPAYSKLLYQLSRASNTNEIEGQVSVAALTNDPKFMEDIDGRAESSFNPRDVYFPDYDANQLRQILENRRDAFRPNALTDDVLPLVSAFAAQSHGDARKAIDLFRGAGDLADERDDEKVREEHVRESQEEIDKDRSLKLIEGLTTQKKISLYATASVAYLSNLSGSSVPSPVGFKVYQWVTDEIDADQMTRETYVKYVKELSTYGLISTARKSRGRGGGMYMEFTFTGEPEAMMNRIVDDTRLGAIADQEDILQSVVNAQLREFHK from the coding sequence ATGCTGGATGACGAGGGAGAAACATCGGTTTTTGTCAATCGAGACCTCGTCGAGCCAGACACAATTATCGACGAGGAGCGAATTGTCGGCCGTGATGATCAACTCGAGGCTGTAGTCTCGTATCTGAAACCCACACTCCAGGGAAATCGTCCTCCGAATATGCTTCTCTACGGTCCTGCCGGGACAGGTAAATCCCTCATCATCGGCGCAGTCACGCAACAGATTGTCGATCTCTGCCAATCCAAGGGTGAACGTTTCGGCGTTGTCAATATTAACTGCCAACCGATCAACACCCTCGATCAAGCCGTCTTTGAGCTCGTCCAAACCGTCGCAAGCGATGTCGACGCAGAAGTCGGTGTCCCGGAAACCGGGGTGTCGACGAAGCGCAAGTATCGACGCTTGTACGAACTCATCAATGAGCACTACGACTCAGTTATTTTCATCTTGGACGAGATCGACCTCCTAGTCGGTCGACGAACGAATGAAGAGCCTGCCTACTCGAAACTGCTCTATCAACTGTCGCGAGCGAGTAACACGAACGAAATTGAGGGTCAAGTATCGGTCGCGGCACTAACGAATGACCCCAAATTCATGGAAGATATCGATGGTCGTGCCGAGAGTTCGTTCAATCCTCGGGACGTCTACTTCCCTGATTATGACGCGAACCAACTCCGACAGATACTCGAGAACCGGCGCGATGCCTTCCGGCCCAACGCCTTAACCGACGACGTGCTACCACTCGTATCGGCATTCGCAGCCCAAAGCCACGGAGACGCACGAAAGGCTATCGACCTATTCCGTGGTGCCGGTGATCTCGCGGACGAACGTGATGATGAGAAAGTCCGCGAAGAGCACGTTCGTGAATCCCAAGAAGAAATCGACAAGGATCGTTCGCTGAAGCTGATTGAGGGACTGACGACCCAGAAAAAGATCTCCCTGTACGCGACCGCCTCAGTTGCCTACCTTTCCAATTTGTCCGGAAGTTCGGTACCGAGTCCAGTCGGCTTTAAAGTCTATCAATGGGTTACCGACGAGATTGATGCTGACCAGATGACACGGGAGACTTACGTCAAATACGTCAAAGAACTCTCCACTTATGGTCTCATCTCCACGGCTCGAAAAAGTCGAGGACGTGGTGGGGGGATGTATATGGAATTCACGTTCACGGGCGAACCGGAAGCAATGATGAATCGGATCGTCGACGACACTCGCTTGGGAGCGATTGCCGATCAAGAAGACATCCTTCAGTCGGTGGTCAACGCCCAGCTAAGAGAGTTCCACAAGTAG
- a CDS encoding ParA family protein codes for MSESPRGWGVTPSTGIPTIAFGNQKGGTGKTTATINSAAALASRDHDVLAIDMDPQADMTKGLGLGPGDDNDPSSPKNDLPNTLATDDANLLDVLVDNPRTDNTTLSEIVIHSDDYEHLNFDLVPSHKDMGLARDWMDDAGARLSLKVALEELIDDGYDYDYILIDCPPDLSVLTDAAFIAAQNVFLAAQTQATSRDALDDLWDQLESIEDNQQIEIAIVGLLANMYRDDGQSQKFLDAFDESYASLAPIFKLPMRVAIQRAWDNGCDIFEWEDANDQQVERELFLEVAETMERAFDKTQVEV; via the coding sequence ATGAGCGAGTCACCTCGTGGCTGGGGCGTCACACCATCGACTGGTATCCCCACGATCGCCTTCGGCAATCAGAAAGGCGGGACTGGGAAGACAACGGCGACGATAAACAGCGCCGCGGCACTGGCCTCTCGAGACCACGATGTCCTCGCGATCGATATGGATCCACAGGCCGATATGACGAAGGGGCTGGGATTGGGGCCAGGCGATGATAACGATCCGTCAAGCCCGAAGAACGATCTTCCAAATACGCTCGCGACCGATGACGCAAATCTCCTCGATGTCCTCGTTGACAATCCGCGCACGGACAACACAACGCTTTCAGAAATTGTGATCCACAGCGACGACTACGAACACCTGAATTTCGATCTCGTGCCGAGCCACAAGGACATGGGGCTTGCCCGAGATTGGATGGACGATGCAGGTGCTCGTCTCTCGTTAAAAGTTGCTCTGGAAGAGCTGATTGACGACGGGTACGACTACGATTATATCTTGATAGACTGCCCACCTGATCTCTCGGTTTTGACGGATGCAGCGTTTATCGCGGCACAGAACGTTTTCCTGGCTGCCCAGACCCAAGCGACATCACGGGATGCTCTGGATGACCTCTGGGATCAGCTGGAATCTATCGAAGATAACCAACAGATCGAGATCGCGATTGTAGGGCTACTGGCGAACATGTACCGAGACGATGGGCAATCACAGAAGTTCCTGGATGCATTCGACGAGTCATATGCGTCACTAGCCCCGATTTTCAAACTCCCAATGCGGGTGGCGATACAGCGCGCGTGGGACAACGGCTGCGATATTTTCGAGTGGGAAGACGCGAACGACCAGCAAGTCGAGCGCGAGCTCTTCCTGGAGGTTGCTGAGACAATGGAACGAGCGTTCGACAAGACGCAGGTGGAGGTGTAA